In Flavobacterium lacustre, a genomic segment contains:
- a CDS encoding shikimate dehydrogenase family protein: MTDILRKRFGLLGQNINYSFSKGYFTDKFNAENFEGCTYENFDIPEISSFPELVKNNSDLKGINVTIPYKEVVIPFLTKLSKKAAVIGAVNTIKFTKKGKLKGYNTDYYGFKKSLEPLLQSHHKKALILGTGGASKGVAYALDELGIAYTFVSRQAGEKVLGYNQITDLVFDEYQIIINSTPVGTSPNTEAYPEIPYNFFTKKHIAYDLIYNPAETQFLKKAKAQGAQIKNGLDMLIFQAEKAWEIWNK, from the coding sequence ATGACTGACATTTTAAGAAAACGCTTTGGTTTACTGGGGCAAAACATAAATTATTCCTTTTCAAAAGGGTATTTTACTGATAAATTTAATGCCGAAAACTTTGAAGGTTGTACTTACGAAAATTTTGATATTCCCGAAATCAGTTCTTTCCCCGAACTCGTAAAAAACAATTCCGACTTAAAAGGAATTAACGTAACAATTCCTTATAAAGAAGTTGTCATTCCTTTTTTGACTAAATTATCCAAAAAGGCGGCTGTAATTGGCGCTGTAAATACTATTAAATTCACAAAAAAAGGAAAACTAAAAGGCTACAATACGGATTATTACGGCTTCAAAAAATCATTAGAACCACTATTACAATCACATCATAAAAAAGCACTAATACTTGGTACAGGTGGCGCTTCAAAAGGAGTCGCATATGCTTTGGATGAATTAGGTATTGCGTATACTTTTGTTTCGCGACAAGCCGGTGAGAAAGTGTTGGGATACAATCAAATTACCGATTTAGTTTTTGACGAATATCAAATCATCATCAACTCTACTCCTGTGGGAACAAGCCCAAATACTGAAGCTTATCCTGAAATCCCATATAATTTTTTTACTAAAAAACACATTGCTTATGACTTGATTTATAATCCTGCAGAAACGCAATTTCTAAAGAAAGCCAAAGCGCAAGGTGCACAAATTAAAAACGGGTTAGACATGCTTATTTTTCAAGCGGAGAAAGCATGGGAAATTTGGAATAAATAA
- a CDS encoding DUF349 domain-containing protein: MLEEKNDNLQEADGNLGNDSLETTQSETPVLETVETTESNTTEKQESVEVPIEAISEETPLADTNAAETENQTIVDAIADTNAEESEDETLKERHDIPMQDYDTFSLESLVDELQNLVSNEKVMSVKEHVEEIKKAFLAKYNHLIEEKKEEYLAENQDPNEEFQYHSPLKTKFDQVYSLFKENKNTHFKSLQTNLKSNLENRLAIVEELKELINPQENIKDTLKHFNDLRERWKNAGPIPKDKYNHVWNNFHFHVENFYDYLHLDREARDLDFKHNLEQKQKIVARVEELINEADINKAFRELQDLHRIWKEDIGPVSREHRDEIWNKFSDLTKQMHDKREVLFENLRGTELENLEKKKEIIAKIEVLATEKVNAHSQWLSQIEKVEALRTAFFSAGKVPSEVNEETWAAFKTAVRNFNTFKNSFYKDIKKDQTDNLNKKTALVAKAKELQESVDFAATTPIMKQIQEEWKQIGHVPRKYSDKIWKEFKDACNHYFDKLKEQKNEENSEEVEAFDNKKAYLETLREFQLTGDHKTDLDAIKLHIETWKNFGKVPFPRRHIEGKFNKILDALFEKLSLSKKDSEMMRFSNRMGHLSESNDSRKLDNEKIFLMRKIDEVQNEIFQLENNIQFFTNTRNAKKENSIVLEVRKNIAIHKESLDVWKEKLKQLRNLNQE, translated from the coding sequence ATGTTAGAAGAAAAGAATGATAACCTGCAAGAAGCAGATGGAAATTTAGGAAACGATTCTTTAGAAACAACGCAATCTGAAACTCCGGTTTTAGAAACAGTTGAAACAACAGAATCAAATACTACTGAAAAACAAGAATCCGTTGAAGTTCCTATTGAAGCTATTTCGGAGGAAACACCTTTAGCAGATACTAATGCTGCTGAAACCGAAAATCAAACAATAGTTGATGCTATTGCCGATACGAATGCCGAAGAAAGTGAAGACGAAACACTCAAGGAACGACATGATATTCCGATGCAAGATTACGATACTTTCTCATTAGAATCGCTTGTAGATGAATTGCAGAATTTAGTTTCCAATGAAAAAGTAATGTCTGTAAAAGAGCATGTGGAGGAAATTAAAAAAGCATTCTTAGCAAAATACAATCATCTCATCGAAGAGAAAAAAGAAGAATATTTAGCCGAAAATCAAGATCCAAACGAGGAATTTCAATACCATTCCCCATTAAAAACAAAATTTGATCAGGTTTATTCTTTATTCAAAGAAAATAAAAATACCCATTTCAAGAGCTTGCAAACCAATCTAAAATCGAATTTAGAAAATCGATTGGCAATTGTTGAAGAATTGAAAGAACTTATAAATCCGCAGGAAAACATCAAGGATACCTTAAAACATTTTAATGATTTAAGAGAACGATGGAAAAATGCCGGACCAATCCCAAAAGACAAATACAATCACGTTTGGAATAATTTTCATTTTCATGTTGAAAATTTCTACGATTATTTGCATTTAGACAGAGAAGCCAGAGATTTAGATTTCAAACACAATTTAGAACAAAAACAAAAAATTGTAGCACGTGTAGAAGAATTAATCAACGAAGCTGATATTAATAAAGCATTCCGAGAATTACAAGATTTACACCGCATCTGGAAAGAAGATATTGGACCCGTTTCAAGAGAACATCGTGATGAAATCTGGAATAAATTCAGTGATTTAACGAAACAAATGCATGATAAACGCGAAGTTTTGTTTGAAAATCTAAGAGGAACCGAACTTGAAAATTTAGAAAAGAAAAAAGAAATTATTGCTAAAATAGAAGTTCTAGCAACCGAGAAAGTTAATGCACATTCACAATGGTTATCTCAAATAGAAAAAGTAGAAGCTTTAAGAACTGCTTTTTTCTCTGCCGGGAAAGTTCCATCAGAAGTTAATGAAGAAACTTGGGCCGCTTTTAAAACCGCAGTTAGAAACTTCAATACCTTTAAAAATTCATTTTATAAAGATATCAAGAAAGATCAGACTGATAATTTAAACAAAAAAACAGCTCTTGTAGCCAAAGCCAAAGAATTGCAAGAAAGTGTTGATTTTGCAGCCACTACTCCAATCATGAAACAAATTCAGGAAGAGTGGAAACAAATTGGTCATGTTCCAAGAAAATATTCAGATAAAATCTGGAAAGAATTTAAAGATGCCTGTAATCATTATTTTGATAAATTAAAAGAGCAAAAAAATGAGGAAAACAGTGAGGAAGTAGAAGCTTTTGATAATAAAAAAGCCTACCTAGAAACGTTGAGAGAGTTTCAATTAACAGGAGATCATAAAACGGACTTGGACGCGATAAAATTGCATATTGAAACTTGGAAAAACTTTGGAAAAGTTCCTTTCCCAAGAAGACATATCGAAGGAAAATTCAATAAAATCCTGGATGCTCTTTTTGAAAAATTGAGTCTTAGCAAAAAAGATTCGGAAATGATGCGCTTCTCTAACAGAATGGGGCATTTGTCTGAAAGCAATGATTCCAGAAAATTAGATAACGAAAAGATTTTCTTAATGCGTAAAATTGATGAAGTTCAAAATGAAATTTTTCAATTGGAAAATAATATTCAATTTTTTACCAATACCAGAAATGCAAAAAAAGAAAATTCTATAGTTTTAGAAGTTCGAAAAAATATTGCAATTCATAAAGAAAGCCTTGATGTTTGGAAAGAAAAACTCAAACAATTGAGAAATTTAAATCAAGAATAA